CTCCATGCAAGTGGTCAATATTTGTTCCTTCCGACGTGAGAGGAGCTCTCCAAGGGGAACACAAAATAGGTATTATTCCACATGAACATTTAGCGTAGCACATTTCCGCGACCGCGCTGCAAATGTTCACTTGAAATAAATGGCGTTATAGGTAGCTAAAACGggtgtgcatatgcatatttattttttttttttttttcatgactTGTTAATGCGaatgttactttttttttttttttattattattttttttttttttggctttaaACGTGAACTTAGCGTtgtttttacctgaacgagCTAGCCACGTGATTTAAATCGTTCTACATTTTGAACAGTGCCAAGCGTGTGTACatgcaaatgtaaaaaaaaaaaatgtacatataaataaatgatacaTAAATGACAAAACAGAATGGATGCGCAAATGGATGCAcaaaaagaataaacaaattgaataaacaaattgaataaacaaattgaataaacaaattgaataaacaaattgaataaacaaaatgaattacaaaaaaCTTCTTTCGACGAGCTGAGAATACGTTTCACTCACATTTGATTTAAGTCACCTCCGCCGTCTTGTGCCATCAGTTCACTTCTTTCCATTCCGTATCCCCACAGAAAAACACGTTTTGTCACCTTTTCCGCAAAACACTGTGGGATACCGTCTGCGAAGTGTTTACGTGGCATTTACTCGCTGTTGTCTTCttttaaaagcattttttcccccccatcaTTTTGTAAAGGATTCATTTTAGTTAACACCTTTGTAGGCACGTATTTGTATACGCATATTGTTTAAGGCGCACCTGGGTAAAACCATTTTTCAAACCCAATCGCCCATATACACTTGTGCGAGCGCCAGTgggatcctttttttttttttttttaccttgtCAACTGCCTTAAGTTAGCAACATTGTGGGATAGAGCCACAGAGAGAGCTGCCTtgttgcataaaaatatttgaccATTTTTGTCTCAGCTCATTTTGCCTTTGTCGCCCAAAACAGAGCAGTAAAGCACGCACGCGTATACGTATATCTACTTGTTTGCTTGTTTGCCTCTTTTGTACGCCTCCTCCCtgtatgtgcaaaatggaacaCCCCGCAGTGAACAGGGCAAACATGGCGAACACAACAAACATGGCCAACACGGAGAACGTGGCCCACACGGAGAACGTGGCCCACACGGAGAACGTGGCCCACACGGTAAACATGGCCAACACAGCCCACATGGAAAACTTGTCCAACGCGCCGCACAGCGTCCCGTACACCTTCGAGCACTCGAGAAACCTGGGCAACAAAATCCTCAAGCCCATACGCCAGGAAAAAGTCGTCAGGGTGCCCGTAACCCAGTACGTGGAAAAAATCAtagagaaggaagaaatcaAATTCGTCAACAAATACGTGGATGTCATCAAACCAATAATCACCTACAAGACGAAGCACATTTCCAAGCCAATCTATTTAGACAAAATTAAGTATGAGCCCAAGCTgatagaaaaggaaaaaattatacacatCCCCAAGATAGAGTacagaaataaaattgtagaaATACCTGTGTACCTTCATAAGGAAAATATCATAGAGAAAAAAGTACCCCTAATAATTGAGCGCGTTGTTCCCGTTTTGAAggtcaaaaaaatggagaaggagGTCCTCACAGATGTGGTCGAAATGCCTTCCATCTGCGAAATGGCCAAAATGGatacatacataaatacTAGTGCCAAACATGAATATAAAGAGAGGGTGGTGGTGGTCCCTCAAATGGCAAGGGGAAACTCCGACAGAAATGACTTTTACGCAGTAGGGGGGGCTAAGGAAAGCCAGGACATGTACAATAAAGAAACGTACAGAAATATGGAGTCTCAAAATGATACTTCTTCCCCAGCGGCGTACTGTCCAGTACAGATGTCCCCGTCCACCGAAGTGGAGAAGTTCAAAGGACGCCGGGGGGGAAGTCACTCCGTGGTTAGCGGCGAGTCGGATGAGGACTCCTGTGGGGGGCAACTGGAGCATAAGAATGAGACCATGTATAATGAGGCCACGCATGAGGAGGGcgaggaaggggaggaaggagGCCACTACGGGGATGTCGCGGAAAACGCGGAAGGAACGCCTAACGAGGAAGGTTTAGCCAGCGAGGAGGGATTGCTCAACGGGCAGGGCTTACTAAACGGGCAGGGCTTGCTCAACGAGCAGGAGCTACACACCTGGCAAGGCCTACCCAACGGGGAAGCAATCTCGAGGGAACACACCCAAGGTACGGCGCAAACCGGGCATTACGGCGAAGACGACATGTATAAAAAGTCGAACATAACGCACGTCAGCATACACCTGCCCACCACGAAGGAGGAGCTGCGCGAGGTTCTCCAGCGGGAATCTGCCAACTTAGGGGAGGGCAGTTACGGCAGCAACAGGGTAGCTAGCAGTGGCGCGGGCAACCTAAGAGGCGGCAACGACGGGTGCGCTCCGAATAGCCACCTCTTCACCTACGACCACGGGAATAACAGAAGCGGCATAAGCAACAGATACGGCATAAACAGCAGAAACAACCGAAACGACAGGTACAACGAGTACGACGTGAACCAAGTGATGAGCGAGCAGCTCATCAGAGAGTCCTTCAACGACTTCAGACCAGGAGGCATGTCCAAGTCAGCGGAAGAAAACGTCGGCCAGGGGAACTATCACTCGGACGTGAAGAACCGCATACACCCCCAGCAGAAGCATAACCTTTCCGTGCCGTCTAACATCCACGTCTACCAGGAAAACTACTCTTCCTCTCAGAACGTCTGCAGGAATGAGTCCGGGAGAAGGCGGTCGAACTTCATGCCCTCCTATGCGAACAGCAACGGGCAGGCAATTGTATCCGTGCGGCCCGCCACCATTTTGGAGTACGTCCCCAAGCAGAGGAAGGCCAAGTTGCGCTTCTGCGGCTTCATAAACAGGTGCTGCGGCGCCGAGTGACCGCTCACGGGGGTGGGCTGGCGGTTGCGTTGGCGGTTTCGATTGCGGTTGTGTTAGCGGTTTCGTTTGCTTACGATTGCAGTTACCATTGCAGTTACGTTTTCCGCTGCGGCTGCCGCGCGCCTGCCGGGGCGCTGCCTTTTTGCCCCCGCGTGGACCAACGCCGCCCCAATCTGTATCGACTTCCCCGTcaacaaaataaaaccatGAAAAAACTCTTCAAACGCGAAACGTAAAAGTTGGTCGAAGGGGCGCAAGCCCCGAGTCTCGTCTTTTCCCTTCTCCCTTCCCCCAAGGGTTCAAATGGCGATAAGGAGTAAAGCAGCCACAGCGATGTGGTTACTGTACCTACTTGCAATCAAACACACAGTGGCCTCGCCCTATGGGAGGTGAGACGCCAAAGTGGCGCCACTTAAAAAGGCCACACAACTGCTGTAAGGCAAAATCACAGTTCCGGAGGAATAGCGTGTTGGTATATGTTTTAATAAAAGAACCTCCACAAGCTTGGAGGGGGCAGTTTCCGTTGAGTGGGCGGCAGAGACCACACCGATGAGAGATGCGTGGTCGtcggaacaaaaaaaagaaaaggaggaaaggagaaaaggaaaaaagaggagacgcaaaaaaaatacagccaCCTCCGCTTTAAGGACAGCTGTAGACATGCACGCGCGTTTGTGCGCTTGCCCGGCTGTGGCAAAACTAAAACATTAATAATGGCACAAAGCTGAAGAGGAGAAAGGGCTAACTTTTTAGCAGCTCGAAGGGGCAGTCCTCCTTGGAATACGTGACCGCGCTCTGCAACTTGGTGTCCCACGTTAGGGACTTCTTGTAGGTGTTCCTTTCTGTTATGGGGGGGGTAAAAGGTGTCAATCggtgtgcaaaattttatctCATTGGGTTTTTCCGCACTTTGCTccgtttttcctcccttttttttttactctccttATCTGTGCTTACTCGACTTGAGGGAACTGCGCGCGCTCTGCATGTGCATTAAGTTAAAGCGCCTTTGCCCCGATTGCTCAGCTGGGTGGAATGTTGGTTTGAACAGGTGTACCCTATTCGCATCGTATCCTTTGAGGGGAGGTGCATCCAGCAGGTTCTCAGTTGCATCCTGGCCACCCATCAAATCGGGAACGTCGTGAAATGGGTATTCATATTCGTCCGTCAGTGCGTGGTCCTCACGTGAGTCCTGTTCTTCGCTCAGCCCGTGATGGTCTCGTTCGTCCTGCTCAGCTGCTAAACTGTTGTTTTTCCAACATGGGCTATTCTTGGATGGCTCGTACTGCATGTAGTCATTTTCGCCTGCTGGTAGGTGTGTAGGTGGGGGGGAGACAACATATCGGTTATGTAAATGGGAACCGAATGAAGGAGCGCCAATGGGACGGATCCCTCCCCCAAAGGGGCGAACTGTTACTGGTGCTCGCGTCACGGATGGAATCGATGGTGGACTGGCTGGGGGaggcagaaggggaagcatAAGGGGAAGCAGAAATGGGTGAGCAGTGGGTATCGCGTTGGTAACGCGATGATAACGCGATGGCAGCGCACTGGGCTTCTTCCACTGGTGAGTCTGCTGCTACACTGGCCACACATGGGAGGCTCACTTGAAGCAGCTGGAAGAAGTGAGGGAAGCCTTCGACTGGTACTTGAAGCAAATGAACCGCTTAACCTTgtcaataattttatttttcttgccCAACTTTTTCCTAATTAAAGAATCTATAAAGCAAAACTCGTGAGCGTATTTCTCCATGAGGCCATTAAACACCCTCATGTAGGTAGACAAGCTGAAGGCATTTTGGATTTCATCCTCGTCTGCTCCAAATAAGACCGTCCGAATGGCTGCCGTTAATTTATTGTCATATGAAAATGATTCATACGCATGGGCTGCCTTTTCGCAAGTGAAAATGATTTTCTGCTGACTCTTCTGCTTGTATGCTAGGTATAGGGTATGGGCTGGGTGAacaattttatcattttttgagATGAGGTAAATTGTGGGGATGGTCACATCTTCGATGAAGAAAATGGGGCATATGTTTTCGATGTCGTAGTGGAACTtctttttgattttcctctttgcTAGGTAGaggcaaatatttttgaaaatgattTCTGCCTTTCCCTTGGCGCTCAGGTGGAAGGTCGTCTTGTACAGCTCCGTCAGGGACACGTAGGGGGAGTCCACgatctgcgcggggggggagcggcattgagggggagcggcattgaggggaagcagcattgagggggagcggcattgagggggagcggcattgagggggagcggcattgagggggagcggcattGAGGGGAAGCAGCAATGACGCGCAGGTGGGAAGGCCAACCAGGTAGAAACATATC
Above is a genomic segment from Plasmodium vivax chromosome 5, whole genome shotgun sequence containing:
- a CDS encoding hypothetical protein, conserved (encoded by transcript PVX_089185A) is translated as MCKMEHPAVNRANMANTTNMANTENVAHTENVAHTENVAHTVNMANTAHMENLSNAPHSVPYTFEHSRNLGNKILKPIRQEKVVRVPVTQYVEKIIEKEEIKFVNKYVDVIKPIITYKTKHISKPIYLDKIKYEPKLIEKEKIIHIPKIEYRNKIVEIPVYLHKENIIEKKVPLIIERVVPVLKVKKMEKEVLTDVVEMPSICEMAKMDTYINTSAKHEYKERVVVVPQMARGNSDRNDFYAVGGAKESQDMYNKETYRNMESQNDTSSPAAYCPVQMSPSTEVEKFKGRRGGSHSVVSGESDEDSCGGQLEHKNETMYNEATHEEGEEGEEGGHYGDVAENAEGTPNEEGLASEEGLLNGQGLLNGQGLLNEQELHTWQGLPNGEAISREHTQGTAQTGHYGEDDMYKKSNITHVSIHLPTTKEELREVLQRESANLGEGSYGSNRVASSGAGNLRGGNDGCAPNSHLFTYDHGNNRSGISNRYGINSRNNRNDRYNEYDVNQVMSEQLIRESFNDFRPGGMSKSAEENVGQGNYHSDVKNRIHPQQKHNLSVPSNIHVYQENYSSSQNVCRNESGRRRSNFMPSYANSNGQAIVSVRPATILEYVPKQRKAKLRFCGFINRCCGAE
- a CDS encoding hypothetical protein, conserved (encoded by transcript PVX_089195A); the protein is MFFLRHPRDKYEEEFLGPIFLHFNGKNYYRRDMIINNRRGEKLKCCFFTPFNYNENTPCVIYTHSSCSCQLEALDILHILLICECSIFSYDCSGCGLSDGYFSTSGWNESQDLFLILHHLRNVEHVKNFALWGKYSGAVSSIIAASLDANIKLLIVDSPYVSLTELYKTTFHLSAKGKAEIIFKNICLYLAKRKIKKKFHYDIENICPIFFIEDVTIPTIYLISKNDKIVHPAHTLYLAYKQKSQQKIIFTCEKAAHAYESFSYDNKLTAAIRTVLFGADEDEIQNAFSLSTYMRVFNGLMEKYAHEFCFIDSLIRKKLGKKNKIIDKVKRFICFKYQSKASLTSSSCFNQSTIDSIRDASTTGENDYMQYEPSKNSPCWKNNSLAAEQDERDHHGLSEEQDSREDHALTDEYEYPFHDVPDLMGGQDATENLLDAPPLKGYDANRVHLFKPTFHPAEQSGQRRFNLMHMQSARSSLKSKRNTYKKSLTWDTKLQSAVTYSKEDCPFELLKS